Below is a window of Drosophila miranda strain MSH22 chromosome 3, D.miranda_PacBio2.1, whole genome shotgun sequence DNA.
GGTCCACTACTCGATCATCGGTGGCGACGACTCCAACTCCTTCTCGCTGGTCACGCGACCGGGCTCCGAGCGCGCCCAGCTGCTGACCATGACGGAGCTGGATTACGAATCGTCCCGGAAGCGGTTCGAGCTGGTGGTGAGGGCGGCCAGTCCGCCGCTTCGCAACGATGCCCACATCGAGATCCTGGTCACGGACGTGAACGACAACGCGCCGGTGCTTCGCGACTTCCAGGTGATCTTCAACAACTTCCGCGACCACTTCCCCAGCGGCGAGATCGGACGCATTCCGGCCTTCGATGCGGACGTCAGCGACAAGCTGAACTACCGCATCCTCTCCGGCAACAATGCCAACCTGCTGCGGCTGAACAGCAGCTCCGGCGGACTGATACTCAGTCCGCAGCTGAACACGAACGTGCCCAAGTTCGCCACGATGGAGGTGTCCGTCTCGGACGGCATCAACGAGGCCAAGGCCATCATGCAGCTGTCGGTGCGCCTCATCACGGAGGACATGCTGTTCAACTCGGTGACGGTGCGCCTGAATGAGATGACGGAGGAGGCCTTCCTGTCGCCGCTGCTCAACTTCTTCCTCGACGGCCTGGCGGCCATTATCCCCTGCCCCAAGGAGAACATCTTCATCTTCAGCATACAGGACGACACGGACGTCACGTCGCGCATCCTGAACGTCAGCTTCTCGGCGAAGAGGCCCGACGTCTCGCACGAGGAGTTCTACACGCCACAGTACCTCCAGGAGAGGGTCTACCTCAACCGGGCCATCCTCGCGCGCCTGGCCACCGTGGAGGTGCTGCCGTTCGACGACAACCTGTGCGTGCGGGAGCCCTGCCTGAACTTCGAGGAGTGCCTCACGGTGCTGAAGTTCGGCAACGCCTCGGAGTTCATCCACAGCGACACGGTGCTGTTCCGGCCCATCTACCCGGTGAACACGTTCGCCTGCTCCTGCCCGGAGGGCTTCACCGGCAGCAAGGAGCACTACCTGTGCGACACCGAGGTGGACCTGTGCTACTCGGACCCCTGCCAGAACGGGGGCTCCTGTGTGCGGCGCGAGGGCGGCTACACCTGCGTCTGTCCGGACTCGCACACGGGCCTCAACTGCGAGACGACCGTCAGCAAGCTGCGGCCCTGCATGTCGGACGCCTGCGAGGGCGGCCTCTCCTGCATGAACAACTACCTGAGCTCCCAGCCGCCGCCCTACACGGCCACCTGCGAGCTGCGCTCCCGCTCCTTCTCCCGCAACTCCTTCCTGACCTTCGAGAGCCTCAAGCAGCGGCACCGCTTCAACCTCAAGCTGCGCTTCGCCACCGTCCAGGACAACGGGCTGCTGCTCTACAACGGCCGCTACAACGAGCTGCACGACTTCATCGCCCTGGAGATCCTCGAGGGCCACATCAGCTTCTCCTACTCGCTGGGCGACCACAGCCAGCGGCTGTCCGTCGAGCAGCAGTCCAAGGTCTCCGACGGCCAGTGGCACGAGGTGGAGGTGGCGTACCTCAACCGCAGCGTCACCCTGGTCCTGGACAAGTGCGACACGGCCATCGCCCTGTCGGGGGAGCAGCTGGGGCCCCGCTGGCACTGCGCCAACCACACCACGCTGAAGCTGGACAAGCGATGCGCTCTGCTGACCGAGACCTGCCATCGATTCCTGGACCTCACGGGACCCCTGCAGGTGGGCGGACTGCCGCGCATACCCGCCCACTTCCCAGTGGCCAATCGCGACTTCGTCGGCTGCATCTCGGACCTGAGGATTGACGACCGCTACGTGGACCTCAACTCGTACGTGGCCGACAACGGTACGATCTCCGGGTGTCCGCAGAAGTCGCCGCTGTGCGCCTCGGAGCCGTGCTTCAACGGCGGCACCTGTCGCGAGGGCTGGAGCACCCACACCTGCGAGTGCCCCGAGGGCTATGCGGGCATCAACTGCCAGGAGAACATTCCCGCCCCCTGGCGCTTCTCCGGCGACGGCAGCCTCAGCTTCAATCCCCTGCTGCGGCCCATCCAGCTGCCGTGGCACACCTCCTTCTCGCTGCGCACGCGCCAGCGCGACGCCTTCATCATGCAGATCCAGATCGGGCAGAACAGCTCGGCGGTGGTCTCCCTCAAGCACGGCATCCTCTACTACACGTACGACAACGAGCCGATGTACCTGGCCGGGGCCTTCCTCTCGGACGGCGCGTGGCATCGCGTGGAGATCAAGTGGCAGCAGGGCTCCGAGGTCCAGTTCTCCGTGGACTACGGCCAGCGCTCGGGCTCAGTGCCCATGTCCCAGAAGGTGCAGGGCCTCTATGTGGGCAAAATAGTCATCGGCAGCGTGGACGGCACCATTGGGGCCGTGCTGGAGGCGTCTCCCTTCGAGGGCTGCATACAGGACGTGCGCATCGGGGCCGGACAGTCCGTGCTGTCGCGGCCCACCATCCGGGAGAACGTGGAGGACGGCTGCGAGTCGCGGGCCCAGTGTCCGGACAACTGTCCGGCCCACTCCGACTGCGTCAGCAGCTGGGACGCGGCCACCTGCGAGTGCGAGGCTGGCTACGTGGGCGCGGAGTGCGCTCCCATCTGCACGGTCAACCCGTGCACCGCGGGCGTGTGTCGGGCCAACGTCAGTCTGGCGCGGGGCTACCGCTGCGAGTGCAACAGCAGCTTCCAGCACGGCGACTACTGCGAGAGGGAGCTGCAGCAGCCCTGCCCCGGCGGCTGGTGGGGCGAGCGCGTGTGCGGGCCCTGCAAGTGCAACCTGAAGCAGGGCTACCATCCGGACTGCAACAAGACGACGGGCCACTGCTACTGCAAGACGAACCACTACCAGCCGCCCAACGAGACGGCCTGCCTCTCCTGCGACTGCTACTCCATCGGGAGCTTCAACAGCGCCTGCAACCGCCTCACGGGTCAGTGCGAGTGCCGCGAGGGCGTCATCGGACGCCGCTGCGACTCCTGCTCCAACCCCTACGCAGAGGTCACGCTCAACGGCTGCGAGGTGGTCTACGACGCCTGTCCGCGGTCCTTTGCGGCGGGCATCTGGTGGCCCCGCACGCCCCTGGGCAGCGTCACCGTCGAGAACTGTCCGCTGCCGGCTCGCGGCAAGGGCCAGCGCAGCTGCGACAGCCAGACGGGCAGCTGGACCACTCCGGACATGTACAACTGCACCTCGGAGCCGTTCGTGGAGCTGCGGCGGCAGCTGTCGCAGCTGGAGcgcctggagctggagctcaACTCGTTCGTGGCCATCAAAATGGCGGAGCAGCTGCAGCGGGCCTGCGAGGCCGTAGACCGCAGTGGCGTGGCCAAGCAGCCGGCGCCCAGGCCCAGCGGCAGGCGCTACAAGATGGAGTCCTCGTTCCTGCTCAACGCCGGCGGCAACGTGTGGTCGCACGAGCTGGAGATGGACTACCTGTCGGACGAGCTGAAGTTCAGCCACGACCGGCTGTACGGCGCCGATCTGCTGGTGACGGAGGGCATCCTCCAGGAGCTGATCAACTACGAGCTGATGCAGAGCGGCCTGAACCTGTCGCACAGCCAGGACAAGTACTTCATCAAGAACCTGGTGGAGGCGGCGAGCGTGATCCTGGACCGCAAGTACGAGGCGGAGTGGCGACGGGCCTCGGAGCTCATCCAGCGCGGCCCCGACGACCTGGTGGACGCCTTCAACAAGTACCTGGTGGTGCTGGCGCGCTCCCAGCACGACACCTACACCAATCCCTTCGAGATCGTGCAGCCGAACGTGGCCCTGGGCCTGGACATCGTCACCACCGAGTCCCTGTTCGGCTACGAGCCGGAGCAGCTCAGCGAGTACCACCGGAGCAAGTACCTCAAGCCGAACGCCTTCACCACCGAGAGCGTGGTGCTGCCCGACACCAGCGGCTTCCTGCAGCACTCCGCCAAGCAGAAGCCCGTGATCAGCTTCCCCAAGTACAACAACTACATTCTGGACAGGCACAAGTTCGACAAGCACACCAAGGTGCTCGTGCCGCTCGAGATGCTCGGCATCACGCCGCCCGAGAGCGACGAGGTCACCCAGGGCAGCCACCGGGGCAACGACTACCGGGCCATCGTCGCCTACGCCCAGTACAAGGACGTGGGCCAGCTGCTGCCGGACCTCTACGACGAGACCATCACGCGCCGCTGGGGCGTCGACGTGGAGCTGGCCACGCCCATACTCTCACTGCAGATCCTGGTGCCATCGGTGGAgcgggagcaggagcagcagcagcagcgcttcGAGATTCCGTCGCGAAAGATCTCCTCTTCGTTGTCATCGTCCAGCACCTCCTCGTCCTCTGGCAGCACGGAGCAGCAGTTCGTGGAGGTCTTCGACGTGCCCAAGGCcccgagcagcagcagcgaacaGCAGATCGAGGACATCCGGATCACGGCGCACGAGATTCCGCCGCCAGCCTCCTCCGGGGAGCAGCTGGAGGCCAGCAGCAACGAGGACGGCACGGAGATGCAGGAGCCCCACATCCACCTCAACCTGGACGACATCGAGTTCCATGGCAACTCGGGCGAGGAGCTCCTGCCCCCCGACTCCACGGAACTGCTGAACCCCAACTACGAGGGGACGGGCGCTGCCTCCGGCAGCGAGGAGCAGCCGAAGGGCGAGAACGAGGCCATCTACCGGGACCGACGACTGGTCAAGCGGCAGGTGGAGGTCATCTATCCCTCGGACCAGCTCCAGCAGGCGCCGGAGCGCATGGTCTACCGCTCGCTGGGCTCGCCGCACCTCCTGCAGCCCATCAAGCTGCAGATGTGGCTGGACATGGACACGGCGCGCTTCGGCCCGCGCTCCAACCCGCAGTGCGTGCGCTGGAACTCCTTCACCAACCAGTGGACCCGTCTGGGCTGCCAGACGGAGGCGCCCGACTTCGACGGCGACTTCGCGCCCTCGCCGCAGCAGCCCATCCTGATCAACTGCAGCTGCACGCACATCTCCAACTACGCGGTGGTTGTGGACATCATCGATCCCGAGGACATACCGGAGCCCTCGCTCCTGGTGCAGATCACCTCGTACTCGGCCTTCATGGTCtccctgccgctgctgctgggcgtGCTCCTGGCCCTGGGCCTGCTCCGCGGCCAGCAGACCAACTCGAACACCATCCACCAGAACATCGTGCTGTGCGTCTTCTTCGCGGAGCTGCTCTTCTTCGTGGGCATGCAGTCGCGGCGGCACCTGATCGACAACGAGTTCCCCTGCAAGCTGATCGCCATCTGCCTGCACTACTTCTGGCTGGCGGCGTTCGCCTGGACCACCGTCGACTGCGTGCATCTCTACCGCATGCTCACCGAGATGCGGGACATCAACCACGGCCCCATGGGCTTCTACTTTGCCATGGGCTACGGCGCTCCCGCCGTCGTTGTGGGCCTCTCCGTGGGCGTCCGGGCCCACGAGTACGGAAACAGTTTGTTGTAAGTATTCCCCGCAATCGTCCTTATCGTCCTTCTTCTCACTTCATTTGTTGTCCACTTGCAGCTGCTGGCTGTCCGTGTACGAGCCCGTGGTGTGGTGGCTTGTGGGTCCCATTGCCGGCATGTCCGTGGTGAACCTCCTGATCCTGTTCGTCTCCGTGAAGGCCGCCTTCACGCTGAAGGACCACGTGCTGGGCTTCGGCAACCTGCGCACCCTGCTCTGGCTGTCGGTGGTCTCGCTGCCCCTGATGGGGGTCATGTGGGTGCTCGCCGTGCTGGCCGCCTCGGAGCACTCGCAGCTGCTGAGCCTGCTGCTCTCCGGCGTGGTGCTGCTGCACGCGCTCTTCTGCCTCATTGGGTACTGCATCATCAACAAGCGGGTGCGCGAGAACCTCCAGCGCACCTGCCTGCGCTGCATGGGCCGCAAGGTGCCGCTGCTCGACTCCTCGATGGTGGTCAGCAACAGCTCCCACAACGTGAACGGGGCCACGCGGCCGAACAACTTCCTGGCGGGCACCTACGACACGACCACGAGGCGGAACATCGGCATCAGTGCCAGCAGCACCACCTCACGCAGCACGGCCAAGACCAGCTCGAGTCCCTACAGCGACGGCCAGCTGCGGCAGACCTCCACGTCCACCTCCAACTACAATTCGGCCAGCGACGCGCCCAGCTTCCTGCGCGGCTTCGAGTCCTCCACCACGGGACGGAGTCGCGGCGAGGAGAAGCCCCCGAGGCGGCGAACCGAACGGAAGGACTCCGACTCTGGCTCTGAGACCGACGGCCGCTCCCTGGAGCTGGCCTCCAGCCACTccagcgacgacgacgagtcGCGTACGGCACGCTCCTCCGGCACGCACCGCAGCACGGCCGTCAGCTCCACTCCGGCCTACCTGCCCAACATCACGGAGCACGTGCAGGCCACCACGCCCCCAGAGCTGAACGTGGTGCAGAGCCCGCAGCTCTTTCCGAGCGTCAACAAGCCCGTGTACGCCCCCCGGTGGTCCAGCCAGCTGCCGGACACGTACATACAGTCGCCGCCGAACATCGGCCGATGGTCCCAGGACACGGGCTCCGACAACGAGCACGTGCACGGCCAGAAGATGACCATCTCGCCCAACCCCCTGCCCAATCCCGACCTCACGGACACCAGCTATCTGCAGCAGCACCACAACAAGATCAACATGCCGCCCTCGATCCTCGAGAACATTCGGGACGCCCGCGACGGCTACGAGGACAGTCTGTACGGGCGGCGCGGCGAGTACCCGGACAAGTACGGCTCCTACAAGCCGCCCAGCCACTACGGCAGCGAGAAGGACTACCcgggcggcggcagcggctcCCAGACCATCGGGCACATGCGCAGCTTCCACCCGGATGCGGCGTACCTCAGCGACAGCATCTACGACAAGCAGCGGACCCTGGGCAGCGGCTACCTGGGCGCCAAGTCGGAGTCGCCCTACCTCTCCAAGGACCGCATCACCCCGGACATCTACGGCTCCCGCGACGGCCACTACAGCCTCAAGAGGCAGCCCGCCTATCCCACGGACTCGCTGCACTCGGTCCACTCCTTGCTCAAGAACGActaccaccagcagcagcagcagcagcaacagcagcagctgcaggcgCAGGACAGGCTGTCGGAGGGATCGGACAAGAACGGATACCACTTTCCCTACACAGCCGAGGAGGACCATCTGACCACGCGCAAGCTAAGCCACACGCAGCCCCCCTCGCTGCACGGCTCCCAGCTGATGCACCCCCCGGGCCTGGGCCTGAACATGGgcatggggatggggatggggatgggccTGGTGAACGATGTAAACAACCCGGGCCTGATGGCCCGTCACACGATGAACGGCGGCTCGCGGCACAGCTCGCGGGCCTCGTCGCCACCCTCCAGCATGGTGGCGCCCATGCAGCCGCTGGGCCCCCTGGCCAGCATCACGGACACTGAGTGAGTGTTAATCCGAGAGCTCAGCCCACAAATTTGTGTTGGTTTCTGCTTGGGTTTGGTTGTGGTTCCTGGTtcctggctcctggctcctgTCTCCTGGGGCGGTGCCAGCTAGTGCTTCTTGTAACCGATGTTGTTCCGATCCCGAGTCCTGTACGATTTATGTTTATTTGATTTGCTGTTTGTTGGTCTGCTGCTAGAGATTAGTTTTGCTTTTGAACTGTGGTTCGTTTTTCACATTTGACTCTGGCCATTAATCTGGGGTCCTCTTTGTTTCCGGTTCTCTTTTCTTTATGGCATTCCCCATCATCTAAACCAAAACAACaaccaaccaacgacaacaatGATATAAACTCTTTTGTCCggcatccatccatccactcCTCCGTTCCTGTTGAACAAAAAGATAACCGGAGACAATGCAAATGAATATGgtacaacacacacacacacacaaacacacaaaaccaGATAAACGGGCACGCTTACACGTAcactcacacactcacacactcacacactcacacattcCTCTATACATATCCTTTCAGCTGGTCCTGGGAACGTTTGAACCGAATCTAATTTGACTATTCTTCTACACTTCTATTCTCTCTCCCATCTTGTGcttttgctctctctctctctctctctctctctaataAAAAATGATAACGCAtactaacacacacacacacacacatacatacacacacgcatacgCATACGCATTGGCAAAAAAATATAATCCAACGTGATGCAAAATACTACATACCGCTGGCGGCTCGTCTCCCTCTGCCGTCTGTCTAACCCCCAATCAAATAAAACCACATCACCATCAACTACAACCacacaactacaactacaactacaactacatcAACAGCTCAGAGGTAAACCACAAggaaaatgcattttcaactCGCACATCACATTCgcccattttccattttacATTTTCCATTCGCCCATTCACCCATTTTTGTATTCTCCACTTTCCATCGTCGTTTTGTGTTATATTTTCCCCTATCGTTTGCCCTAGCTTAAGTGTATGTAAAGATATttggattcggattcggattcggatcCGGACTCCGATTCGGATTCGATCTCCCTGCCAAATTTCAGAGTGCGCCATTTTCAATTTAATTTGAACCCCTCTCCCATTGAACCATTGAATGTGAATATTGATTTTGTATAACAACCAAATTGTGTCTCCTCCCCCTTATCCCACCGCCGcctccgttccgttccgtccCGTTCATTATCATTTGATTTGTTAATGTAATTGAATTTTAAAACTCTGTGACTTGTAATTCGAATGTAATGCAATTGCAACCCGTAAttttgaattgaattgaattcaATTGAATTGAATCTTGTGTTATGTTCTCAATCACAAATCATACGCATCAATCATACATCTGTACATACACCCACACATCCATTGAATCAACACAACAACAGACGCTCTATACAACCTCCACATCTCCACAGTTCGACATTATTTGGCTGCAACGCAGGCAACAGAGGCAGCAGTATCCTTGGTCGCTCACAATATGGTACAAACAACAACCGATAACCGAAAACAGGAACCGTCTAGCTAGCTCCCCCAGTTAATCGAAAGCCATAGCTCCCCTGTACTCCACTGCGAGTGGCAAACTATCTAAATCGTATACTCGTAATGCCAGAGCAGAGCCGTTTCCCCCTCTAGTACCTGCCAAATGCATAATATGTTAATGTATTCAATCTCGATTGAGTTCGAACTAAACCCAAAGACATTTGAGCCCAATAACGATTATGATTTAACGCCCACAACCGCCTTCCCCCCAAGAATCCATTAGCACTCGAATAACCGACCCATGCGGTCAGTTCTGGTCTAATCTACTATTCATACAAAGCTGTACACCCAAAACTCtg
It encodes the following:
- the LOC108159951 gene encoding protocadherin-like wing polarity protein stan isoform X2, with the translated sequence MQTRRDWRSSWWRLGLGLLALLQLAGHHLSEGYLIVVHEDAAPGTVIFNASVYKLGSERHYKINAHKSANFVHHLVTVSHKDGQIQLRKALKCDGIYYPSLFTFYVDSTSNRLRSIDYYSLPVRIFVSGHSCNEDRRVEQELHHHQHHYEEEDNTGYSKRRRRRSAPLEVQLLDGNQLEQAYSQNSTEFRAGDLIFGDSFENEMRHRILSRKRRGLPSSDPLHLQPALHRRISEAKQWISETYASYAIHTTDKWNQICLRKSQFINSLNAFLPRTVCQFCKVNFLDVNDERFAIEHRNRDLVASRDVCIHESMWKVSITFNIRCSRNDIVDSDHRLKIVYHHQEFNDTDIARRVRRELRNQSPYFEQALYVAAVLEEQASGAAVTTVRARDPEDSPVVYSMVSLLDSRSQSLFKVDSRTGVVTTSASLDRELMDVHYFRVVATDDSFPPRSGTTTLQVNVLDCNDHSPTFEAEQFEASIREGATVGSTVITLRATDQDIGKNAEIEYGIETVTDGTGSTQDQELPIFRIDSRSGVISTRSSLDRETSDSYHLLVTASDMAAAQSERKTATASVLVKVLDDNDNYPQFSERTYTVQVPEDQWGGSEDNTVAHIRATDADQGNNAAIRYAIIGGNTQSQFSIDSMSGDVSLVKPLDYESVRSYRLVIRAQDGGSPSRSNTTQLLVNVIDANDNAPRFYTSQFQESVLENVPVGYNIIRVQAYDSDEGPNAEIAYSISERDDNFPLAVDPRTGWVQTIKQLDREEQSRFAFQVVAKDGGVPPKSASSSVVITVQDVNDNDPTFNPKYYEANVGEDQPQGTPVTTVTATDPDEDSRLHYEITTGNTRGRFAITSQNGRGLITIAQSLDYKQEKRFLLTVTATDSGGRSDTATVHINITDANNFAPIFENAPYSASVFEDAPVGTTVLVVSATDSDVGINAQITYSLNEESINGLGSPDPFSINPQTGAIVTNAPLDRETTSGYLLTVTAKDGGSPLLSDTTDVEISVTDVNDNAPVFKNPLYQSSILEDALVGTSVIQVSASDPDIGLNGRIKYLLSDRDVEDGSFAIDPTSGTVRTNKGLDRESVAVYHLTAIAVDKGSPPLSSSVEVQIRLEDVNDSPPTFASDKITLYVPENSPVGSVVGEIHAHDPDEGVNAVVHYSIIGGDDSNSFSLVTRPGSERAQLLTMTELDYESSRKRFELVVRAASPPLRNDAHIEILVTDVNDNAPVLRDFQVIFNNFRDHFPSGEIGRIPAFDADVSDKLNYRILSGNNANLLRLNSSSGGLILSPQLNTNVPKFATMEVSVSDGINEAKAIMQLSVRLITEDMLFNSVTVRLNEMTEEAFLSPLLNFFLDGLAAIIPCPKENIFIFSIQDDTDVTSRILNVSFSAKRPDVSHEEFYTPQYLQERVYLNRAILARLATVEVLPFDDNLCVREPCLNFEECLTVLKFGNASEFIHSDTVLFRPIYPVNTFACSCPEGFTGSKEHYLCDTEVDLCYSDPCQNGGSCVRREGGYTCVCPDSHTGLNCETTVSKLRPCMSDACEGGLSCMNNYLSSQPPPYTATCELRSRSFSRNSFLTFESLKQRHRFNLKLRFATVQDNGLLLYNGRYNELHDFIALEILEGHISFSYSLGDHSQRLSVEQQSKVSDGQWHEVEVAYLNRSVTLVLDKCDTAIALSGEQLGPRWHCANHTTLKLDKRCALLTETCHRFLDLTGPLQVGGLPRIPAHFPVANRDFVGCISDLRIDDRYVDLNSYVADNGTISGCPQKSPLCASEPCFNGGTCREGWSTHTCECPEGYAGINCQENIPAPWRFSGDGSLSFNPLLRPIQLPWHTSFSLRTRQRDAFIMQIQIGQNSSAVVSLKHGILYYTYDNEPMYLAGAFLSDGAWHRVEIKWQQGSEVQFSVDYGQRSGSVPMSQKVQGLYVGKIVIGSVDGTIGAVLEASPFEGCIQDVRIGAGQSVLSRPTIRENVEDGCESRAQCPDNCPAHSDCVSSWDAATCECEAGYVGAECAPICTVNPCTAGVCRANVSLARGYRCECNSSFQHGDYCERELQQPCPGGWWGERVCGPCKCNLKQGYHPDCNKTTGHCYCKTNHYQPPNETACLSCDCYSIGSFNSACNRLTGQCECREGVIGRRCDSCSNPYAEVTLNGCEVVYDACPRSFAAGIWWPRTPLGSVTVENCPLPARGKGQRSCDSQTGSWTTPDMYNCTSEPFVELRRQLSQLERLELELNSFVAIKMAEQLQRACEAVDRSGVAKQPAPRPSGRRYKMESSFLLNAGGNVWSHELEMDYLSDELKFSHDRLYGADLLVTEGILQELINYELMQSGLNLSHSQDKYFIKNLVEAASVILDRKYEAEWRRASELIQRGPDDLVDAFNKYLVVLARSQHDTYTNPFEIVQPNVALGLDIVTTESLFGYEPEQLSEYHRSKYLKPNAFTTESVVLPDTSGFLQHSAKQKPVISFPKYNNYILDRHKFDKHTKVLVPLEMLGITPPESDEVTQGSHRGNDYRAIVAYAQYKDVGQLLPDLYDETITRRWGVDVELATPILSLQILVPSVEREQEQQQQRFEIPSRKISSSLSSSSTSSSSGSTEQQFVEVFDVPKAPSSSSEQQIEDIRITAHEIPPPASSGEQLEASSNEDGTEMQEPHIHLNLDDIEFHGNSGEELLPPDSTELLNPNYEGTGAASGSEEQPKGENEAIYRDRRLVKRQVEVIYPSDQLQQAPERMVYRSLGSPHLLQPIKLQMWLDMDTARFGPRSNPQCVRWNSFTNQWTRLGCQTEAPDFDGDFAPSPQQPILINCSCTHISNYAVVVDIIDPEDIPEPSLLVQITSYSAFMVSLPLLLGVLLALGLLRGQQTNSNTIHQNIVLCVFFAELLFFVGMQSRRHLIDNEFPCKLIAICLHYFWLAAFAWTTVDCVHLYRMLTEMRDINHGPMGFYFAMGYGAPAVVVGLSVGVRAHEYGNSLFCWLSVYEPVVWWLVGPIAGMSVVNLLILFVSVKAAFTLKDHVLGFGNLRTLLWLSVVSLPLMGVMWVLAVLAASEHSQLLSLLLSGVVLLHALFCLIGYCIINKRVRENLQRTCLRCMGRKVPLLDSSMVVSNSSHNVNGATRPNNFLAGTYDTTTRRNIGISASSTTSRSTAKTSSSPYSDGQLRQTSTSTSNYNSASDAPSFLRGFESSTTGRSRGEEKPPRRRTERKDSDSGSETDGRSLELASSHSSDDDESRTARSSGTHRSTAVSSTPAYLPNITEHVQATTPPELNVVQSPQLFPSVNKPVYAPRWSSQLPDTYIQSPPNIGRWSQDTGSDNEHVHGQKMTISPNPLPNPDLTDTSYLQQHHNKINMPPSILENIRDARDGYEDSLYGRRGEYPDKYGSYKPPSHYGSEKDYPGGGSGSQTIGHMRSFHPDAAYLSDSIYDKQRTLGSGYLGAKSESPYLSKDRITPDIYGSRDGHYSLKRQPAYPTDSLHSVHSLLKNDYHQQQQQQQQQQLQAQDRLSEGSDKNGYHFPYTAEEDHLTTRKLSHTQPPSLHGSQLMHPPGLGLNMGMGMGMGMGLVNDVNNPGLMARHTMNGGSRHSSRASSPPSSMVAPMQPLGPLASITDTERNIDDDETTV